In the Candida orthopsilosis Co 90-125, chromosome 7 draft sequence genome, TGCGAAATATGCCGTTCAGGTCGGTTTGGAATATCAGCTCGCTTATGAAGATTATCACGAGACAAACTCCAACTGGACTTCTGGGTATGTTCCATATGGTGCCACGTCCCCACTTGAGTATCCAGGAAATGTTTATGGAACtgaagtatttgaaatcaatgcTAATTTGAGAGATAGAGCAGTTGCATTAGCTTCTAACGCTACTTTAAACAATGGAAATGCATTGAATAAGAAGTTTAGAAAATTGTATAATGAGACTGCTGCTCGCGGTGATGCCAAAGTCGTCAAGTGTGATGTGTTAACCAGTGACAACTACTTCACTGGTAAAGTGTTGAATGATTATTTTGGCAACTTGACTAAATTATTGACCAATGGTTCAGCTACTTATTGCTCAACTGCTCAAGAAGATAATGCTACATTGGAAGTATTGACCAGACTAGACAAATACGGATTATTAGACTTTGAGAGAGTCATGGTGATGAGAACAATTTCAGATTTCTCAAGACCACCAGCATCTATGAGTGCTTATgaatactttttcaacagaACCGATGGTGGTATCCAAGCAAGTTTGGATAACTTGGTCATTGCTGGTACTCCAATCTTGCATGATATCTTACACAATTGGGAAACTGTTTACGAAAAAGGTCACAAATATGCAGCAAAGAATTATCAAGGTGATATATATGGCACTTTGGGTGGCACACCCGATTTTGGTAAATCCTCGTTTGAAGTTGCGTAAACTTCTTATACCCTAATTAGATACTCGTTGTGtatccaaaaacaaaatagaCCTTTATATTTGTTACACCTTTACTTCGAAGTCGTGTTCGGGGAATACGACCTGAATTATTGGCTACAGGAATTGGAACAGTTAAATAGAATATTATCCTGTATGTACTGCCTCATGACAGTATTCCTACTTACATTGTATATTTGTCTATCGCATAATGAACAATTTAATCCTCCTCATACTTATATGGGCTATCTATCGCAACATAACAATCGAAGTAGCACCACCACTACTGCAAACTCTCAATTTACATTGAGCGCGAGTAATAAAGTTGAGGGATATGTGGTTGATGGGGGGGGGGAAGCACCAAAGCGACGATGATGTTTCATTCTCGAGTGCAAATGATGTAACTCATCAGTATCAGGTTGAACAAGAGAATTATTTCGGAATTGGTGGTGAAAAGATGgaagaatttgattgtAGCTATAacgaagatgaagatgaaaaaatgATATAGGGTCTTGTGTCTTTTTAGGAGGATTTACTCGTAATATCCAGAGGAGTTCGTTTGAATAATGGGTTATGTAAAGTACATCAATATCGCCGTTGGGGAACttgaaatcaccaaattaCCACTCAATTTACGCAAAAATTGCTATGCATATAAATAACAAGTCAAGACCGGTTTGGATTTCTATAATCACATTAAAGGTTGTCATCGTGGTGGTGCATGGAGGGTATTCTTCGACAATGATGGAGTTACATTTGTTATTTTTGATAGGTGTTTGGGTGTTATTGTTAGTAACCTTAATAGATCAGATATTTAAATTTCGAAAATAAAGATGTTTTGCTACATCTTTCCTCGAGACTTAGATCAGCCCTTTAAAAAAGCCGTAGTTGAGTTGAGTTGTGGGTTTAGCTGCTGCAAAAGAGCTAAAGTATTTAAGACCGAGTGCCACATCTTTCACTCTTCCCCAAGAGcaatttcattgaaaaatagaAACTGTCATGGCTTTTTAAGATTTTCTATTGTTGGCGAGAAACTAAGCTTTTACGATACCCTAGTTTGTGAGTGTGTAGAAATATATGGCGGTTCTTGGTGTGTAGTATGTAACACCCGAACAAGTACTAGCCTCCAATACGAACTCTATAACAAGTTAAGATTATAAGCGCTTATTTGATCTTATTGTTCTTGTCCCCCCCTGGCACCTGCGATATCTTGCATTTTGTGTATTTGGCAGTTATTGACAGGAATACGCTTGTTGAAATACTTTGTGAGACAATAATAGACAAAAATAAGCACTATGAAAGATAACGAGTTTGTATTTTCCATGATAGGTACCTTTGTTAGCGGAGAAGAATACAAATAAAGGAGAGCTTTGACCAGCTGCAAGGGAGGAGAAGTAGTCACTTGAAAACAACAGCGGGGAACGATTTAATTAAGCCTCGCTGACATCTCCAAACTCTCTTATCCTTAGTCGAGATGcacaaaaaaattatgaTCAAAAATTACATGCGAGAGGAATTAAATCTCAGCCAGATTTGAGCTTCCCCTCAGATGTGTAGCTCTAATCCATTAAAGCCAAAACCCAATCAGTTCAAAGGTAAATAATATTATTATGTTGGTGCTTACAAAGCAAATGTAAAAAAAcgtttttttcttttcatcaaaaacatttctATTGTCTTTTAATGAAATGTGGAGAAAGGAAAATAAAAGGTTTTATTTTACACAATTGCTATCTCTCTGTTTGCGCATCCCCGAAGTCTTACCCGACATCCTTTCAAGGGTCGTTCACTTATAAACATGTCACAAGATCATGTTTTGGAAGTAGAATGATCCACTAGTAGCACTTGTTTGCCACAATATACCATGAAAGATCAAGCACTTCAGCTTCAAGACTTACCATTAGAACTAATTCTTCGAGTACTTCCTTTCGAAGAGTGCCTACTAAAACAACCTTTGGAGATATCTATACCGTGGCTCAATTTTATGGAGCCCAAGAGGCGTTATCGATTGTTGGGGGAAAGCGGTATAGGAAATGCACGGTGTGGACTCAAATTCGACTTGGAGATGAAATATGGCAAGTTAATATACATCAACTTTGGTAAACCAGCTGATTCAAAGTACCTTAAGGATTATATAATCTTTGATGCAAAGACTATTAGTGactttatatataaataccCCGATTTGATCAGATGCTTGAAGGTATGGACGGGAGACTTGGATCATGATAAATACTTGTGGTTAGATTGTGCCAACATTCAAAGTTGCAGTTCAAAGCATTTACATGATGTTGTATTTATGGAGGGCACAGAAATGGATTCCTCCACTCAGTTTGAATTGAGTTTCTTGAGATTCCATTCATTGTGTAATCATGATGAGAAGGTGAGGCTGCTTTTTCATAATTTGAGACATGATTTCTTATCCAATGTAAAGCATGTTGAGTTAGATATGGTTGTTAAAGATTTCATTAAACTAcaagttgaattgaaaaagctcACAGGCGAATGTCACAAAATGGCACCTACGTCACTACATATATACTTGaagttggaaaaagatGGGACCTACCCACAAAAGTTTCCTCTTGAATGGATCACCAGTATATTCAACTTACAACTGGTGGAGGATTTCTCACTTCATTACTACAACAAGGGTACCTCTATCGCCTACTTGAATGATTGGATCGAGAAGATGCCGCACTTGAAGTCATTGAACTTGGGATTTGGAAACTTGAACTTTACTCAAATCCCACGACAACTCGAGAATAGCAAGGCTAATATCCAAGTCAAGGTGGATAAGAAATACTTCAACTCAATTCAACACAAGTATAATCGTTGCTATTGGcaggaaaagaagtttaGAGATTGTGTCATTGTCTGTAGACCAGGGCATTAGACATGTATCAAGATTATTTATTATAAATTATCCATAGGTAACTCTTTGGTAAAACATTTAAGTCAAACTTTTcctaaattcaaattgtcgtaatttttgatcaaattttggatATATTTTACAGACtagaaaaaattgaactcaAAACCAGCTAAGTAGCAATTACTCCTTATGCCCTTTTAATATTTGTGACTTGCTGACATCTTCCGTGTTCACCAGCCGCCGTTTTACAATTGCAGGAGGGCAGGTATAATAGAATAATGCACGTGACTTCTTTTATAGTACACGACTAAAGTAGCCCCTTTTTGTGTGCCACATTTCTCAGTGATTCAGTGATTTACACTATACTGATCACTACCTCACCGTCATCGCTAATACCATTGCATTTACTTATCGCTAAGTCAACTAACGAACTGGTTTCCAACTTTCTAATAACCCGAGCTGTACATTGATAAAAATGAAGAGGCATGAGCTTAGCTAGTGAGTTACAACAAGTACGATCCATTGATAGCGGAGATGAGGGTTCCAGTTCTATCAACACACCTTCTGACTCCACACCAAGCTTACTACGTAGGATATCGTCACCAATTATATCCGACTTGCCGAGTATATTTAGTCATTTGAGGTCCAATGACAGCGAACCTATGGTGAAGAATTCCAGTGGGAAAAGTATAATGAAACGTGTTTTAAGTGGCAACAAGTCTAGCGATAGTTTTGGCTCATCAAACTCGATATCATCAGTTACAAGTCCTGTACTTGATAAACAATCCATCAACGATTCGCGAGTTGCACCAAATGGCGAAGATGTAAAACCACTCGAGGTTGATTCAAAcataacaaaatcaatcgaCCAGTTGAAAATACCAAGCATATTCCAAACTGATGGACTACCATTATTAAAGGTGTCACACAAATCAAAGAAGAGAATCCTACTATTCATCGATTTGGTCAATTTTTCCTTTCTCTGGAAACTAGCTCCTAATATAGCTACCCTGAATAATAAAAGACTATCAATGCACGGATCAAGTCAGAGAGTTCACGAGTTCACCGTTGACGATATAAAATTTGTGTACACGCATGAGAAAGGCACCAACTATCGTGAGGAACTACGAATTTCAAAGGAATTTGAAACGAGGTGGATCACTTTGATTTACTTTAATCAGAAAAAGGGTAATTTAAAGATGCTTCATTTGATTGCTGATACTGAGCACGACTTTAAACGGTTGAATCTGGCTATTACTACGATGAAGGGTTTACGACACCACCTTGCAACTGAGTTTCTcgttgatttgaatgaattggatgagGCGCatatgaagatgattttgaatcgGGAGATTCCTATCCAGCAAAAACTGCCAACTAAGGAATATCTCACATTCAGTGACATTTTAAAATATGCTAGACGTTTAGGTATCAGCATCAATAAACTGTATTTGGAGAGCATATTTAACAACGTATTCGAAGCGCATAGCGATTCGGTAGATctaaaagaaaaaggactcaattttgaacaatttaaGGAATTCGTATCTATACTAAAGAGGAGGGATGATATCTTAACCCTTTGGGAATGCAGCTGCACTGATAGCTCCTTCGgaatgaatcaattggattttgaaTACTTCTACTTGAGAGTCCAGCATGAAAAGTatgattcaaatgaaatGGATTCCattttttgtcaatttttgacAAGTGATGGTCATTGGACTGCCGACGACCTAAATTCATACCTATTATCAAGCTATGCAAACCCTATACAAAACATTGAGACAGACAATTATTTTACATATCCATTGACAGATTATTAcatatcatcatcacatAACACGTACTTGACTGGTAGACAAGTTGGAGGCGACTCATCAATAGACGGCTATGTCAGAGCACTACAGCGAGGATGTCGATGTATTGAGATTGATATATGGGATGGTCCCAATGAAGAGGATGCCGACTCCACTGATCATGAGCCAATAGTCAATCATGGAAGGACATTTACCAAACCAATCAGGTTTGCAAATGTGGTAAAGACAATCCAAAAGTTTGCATTTATAACGTCGCCATATCCATTGATCCTCAGTTTGGAAATAAATTGTTCTCCATTAAGTCAAATGAAAGTGGTCAAGATTCTAAAAGATACTTTGGGAGCTAGTCTCGTAACATCCACCATTGATGATAGTTCCACTTTGCCTTCCCCGGAAACGCTCAAGTAcaagtttttgatcaagGCGAAAAAAACCAGTCCATTTAAAGATTTAATTGAAACCGACGAAGGCAGCTTTACCACATCCACCACTACAACTTCATATTCAGAAGATAATGGAGTCAAACCAATAGGGAAAACTTTTAGTTTAAGAAGGAAAACGAAAGCTCCTAAAGTGATTGATCAAGTTAGTGAATTGGGTGTATACCTACAAGGTATCAAGTTTCGTAACTTTTCCTTACCggaatcaaaaatttacaATCATTGTTTTTCCCTCAGTGAAAAgacaatcaacaaaatgatgaaaGACGAGGTTAAGAAAACTTCATTGGATAAGCATAACAGAAAATACTTTGTACGGGTCTATCCATCAGGATATAGAGTCACATCATCCAACTTCAACCCAATAAAGTATTGGGAACACGGGGTGCAGATGGTGGCTACAAATTGGCAAACATATGACCTTGGCCAACAACTAAACGAAGCAATGTTTGAAGGGGTCAATAAGAAAGGTTATGTTCTAAAGCCGGCACATTTGAGAAAACCGATTATTAAGAGCtccaagtttttcaaaatgttcCAGCCAGCATCCAAGACAATACGGTTTAGTATAAGTATCATCAGTGCTCATCAATTGCTGAAACCAAAGGATACTGATGATATCATTAGTCCATTTGTCTCGTGTGAGATAATTGGTGCTGACAAAGTCAACTGGGACTCACCACCGATGGAACTTGGAAGGACGAAGGTTATCACAGATAATGGATTCAATCCTATTTGGAATGAAACGTTTAGTGGAACAATTACGGGATCTCTCGATTTGGTGTTTGTTAAATTTGTGGTGAACTCGGTTTCCAATGTAGATAAAATGGACGACGTACACCCTTTGGGGCTATTAGTTGCCAAATTGAGCTACCTAAAACAAGGGTATAGGTACCTATATCTCAACGATTTATTTGGTGAACAATTGGTGTACTCTTCATTGTTTGTCAAGATTACATATGACTGTTTATAGTGTTGTATGCACGATGAgatgatatatatattttttttttgtaaacTTTTCTGGATCTTCAAGTAAGAAACCTACAAGAAAACTGTACTTTAGACATGGGGAAAGTATCAGCCAACGACAAGCTTAGGCAACGTCACAATCCTCTTTTGAAGGATATTTCGTCTCAGGGAGGTAACTTAAGAGCAACACCAAGATCAGCACAtgcaaaaaataaaaagtcCAAGTCCAATGAAGTACAAGACCAAAGTGAGGAAGGGTACTTGGATGCCGTCAGTTCGAGAAAGATCTTACAGTTGGCCAAAGAGCAACAAGATGAGTTGAGAGATGAGGAGGAAGCACAACCTTCAAGTTTTGCCCAGGCGTTTAAAGAACAAGACGTGAGCAGCGATgaggaagaaaatgatcaacaatattcCGATTttgaagaggaggaagaagaagaggtcATTTACGATGAGGAAGAGATTGAAGTCGATGAAAAAGATGCAGAGTTGTTTAATAAGTACTTTCAGAATAATGGACCATCTACGAATGGACAAAGTATAAACTTGGCCGATAAGATTCTTGCTAAAATTCAGGAAAAAGaactgcaacaacaagaacaagtGCATGAAAGACCCGAAGATGCCGTTTTACTACCTCCAAAAGTTATTATGGCGTATGAGAAGATTGGACAGATATTATCGACATACACTCATGGTAAATTGCccaaattattcaaaattttaccaagtttgaaaaattggcaagATGTGTTGTACGTTACAAATCCAGAAAAATGGACCCCTCATGCTACGTATGAAGCTACAAAGCTATTCGTTTCGAACTTGACTGCCAATGAAGCacaaaaatttgttgagtcAGTGcttttggagaaatttagaacatcaattgaagattctGATGACCATTCATTAAACTATCACATTTATCGtgctttgaagaaatcattGTATAAACCAGGTGCATTCTTCAAAGGGTTCTTATTGCCATTGGTGGATGGGTATTGTTCAGTTCGTGAGGCCACTATTGCTGCTTCAGTATTGACAAAAGTTTCAGTTCCTGTTTTGCACTCGTCAGTTGCGTTAACTCAATTACTACAAAGAGATTTCAGTCCAGCAACTACTGTATTTATTAGAGTGTTGATCGAAAAGAAGTATGCCCTCCCATACCAAACTTTGGATGAGTTGGTGTTTTATTTTATGAGATTTAGAAATGCAGCTCAGGATCAAATGCAAATCGATGACACTTCAGAGGATAAGAAAGCACCACAGTTACCTGTTGTATGGCATAAGGCCTTCTTATCATTTGCACAACGTTACAAGAACGACATCACCGATGATCAAAGAGATTTCTTACTTGAAACTGTAAGGCAGAGGTTCCATCATGCTATAGGGCCGGAAATTAGAAGAGAATTGTTAGCTGGTAAGCCAAGATTGACTGCTGCTGATGTATCTAAAAAGGATGGGTTAATGGTAGATGCATTCTAAAATTGTATAGTAAATTTCTATAAACTTTAAACCTCTTGGGTTGATGTTCTTTTTCTAGCCTCTTCACATaaatgattgaaattggccGCTAAAGCGTAGTAACTCTGCACCACTCCGATAATTGTCAATGCAACAGTACTTCCAATCCACAATCCGTCCAATGATCCTTTCCATGGAGAATAAAATGAAAGATAAATTGACAATGGGAGACCAACAACATAGTACGAAAACAAATTTACAATACCTCCAATTTTAGTCTGTCCCTGTCCTCTTAAACAACCAGCCGAATTTGCATTCATGGCATCAGAAATCTGCATCAATGCAATAAGCCACATAACTCTGAGAACAATGTCAATA is a window encoding:
- a CDS encoding Nup nucleoside permease; translation: MKFSHCISLASLAASAISTPILKREINSTALEEDVPDTSNNNIQTAYGKPFAVYQPKAFIISMFELERDPWLKAMDFVHNITVPGLSPVYPTIHCTTNYTICQVTTGEGEINAASSVTALTLNPLFDLTKTYFLVAGIAGGEPEYTTLGGVTFAKYAVQVGLEYQLAYEDYHETNSNWTSGYVPYGATSPLEYPGNVYGTEVFEINANLRDRAVALASNATLNNGNALNKKFRKLYNETAARGDAKVVKCDVLTSDNYFTGKVLNDYFGNLTKLLTNGSATYCSTAQEDNATLEVLTRLDKYGLLDFERVMVMRTISDFSRPPASMSAYEYFFNRTDGGIQASLDNLVIAGTPILHDILHNWETVYEKGHKYAAKNYQGDIYGTLGGTPDFGKSSFEVA
- a CDS encoding Plc1 phosphoinositide-specific phospholipase C (PI-PLC), delta-form, coding for MSLASELQQVRSIDSGDEGSSSINTPSDSTPSLLRRISSPIISDLPSIFSHLRSNDSEPMVKNSSGKSIMKRVLSGNKSSDSFGSSNSISSVTSPVLDKQSINDSRVAPNGEDVKPLEVDSNITKSIDQLKIPSIFQTDGLPLLKVSHKSKKRILLFIDLVNFSFLWKLAPNIATSNNKRLSMHGSSQRVHEFTVDDIKFVYTHEKGTNYREELRISKEFETRWITLIYFNQKKGNLKMLHLIADTEHDFKRLNSAITTMKGLRHHLATEFLVDLNELDEAHMKMILNREIPIQQKSPTKEYLTFSDILKYARRLGISINKSYLESIFNNVFEAHSDSVDLKEKGLNFEQFKEFVSILKRRDDILTLWECSCTDSSFGMNQLDFEYFYLRVQHEKYDSNEMDSIFCQFLTSDGHWTADDLNSYLLSSYANPIQNIETDNYFTYPLTDYYISSSHNTYLTGRQVGGDSSIDGYVRALQRGCRCIEIDIWDGPNEEDADSTDHEPIVNHGRTFTKPIRFANVVKTIQKFAFITSPYPLILSLEINCSPLSQMKVVKILKDTLGASLVTSTIDDSSTLPSPETLKYKFLIKAKKTSPFKDLIETDEGSFTTSTTTTSYSEDNGVKPIGKTFSLRRKTKAPKVIDQVSELGVYLQGIKFRNFSLPESKIYNHCFSLSEKTINKMMKDEVKKTSLDKHNRKYFVRVYPSGYRVTSSNFNPIKYWEHGVQMVATNWQTYDLGQQLNEAMFEGVNKKGYVLKPAHLRKPIIKSSKFFKMFQPASKTIRFSISIISAHQLSKPKDTDDIISPFVSCEIIGADKVNWDSPPMELGRTKVITDNGFNPIWNETFSGTITGSLDLVFVKFVVNSVSNVDKMDDVHPLGLLVAKLSYLKQGYRYLYLNDLFGEQLVYSSLFVKITYDCL
- a CDS encoding Enp1 protein (protein similar to S. cerevisiae Enp1p), which codes for MGKVSANDKLRQRHNPLLKDISSQGGNLRATPRSAHAKNKKSKSNEVQDQSEEGYLDAVSSRKILQLAKEQQDELRDEEEAQPSSFAQAFKEQDVSSDEEENDQQYSDFEEEEEEEVIYDEEEIEVDEKDAELFNKYFQNNGPSTNGQSINLADKILAKIQEKESQQQEQVHERPEDAVLLPPKVIMAYEKIGQILSTYTHGKLPKLFKILPSLKNWQDVLYVTNPEKWTPHATYEATKLFVSNLTANEAQKFVESVLLEKFRTSIEDSDDHSLNYHIYRALKKSLYKPGAFFKGFLLPLVDGYCSVREATIAASVLTKVSVPVLHSSVALTQLLQRDFSPATTVFIRVLIEKKYALPYQTLDELVFYFMRFRNAAQDQMQIDDTSEDKKAPQLPVVWHKAFLSFAQRYKNDITDDQRDFLLETVRQRFHHAIGPEIRRELLAGKPRLTAADVSKKDGLMVDAF